Part of the Puniceicoccus vermicola genome, ACTCCGGACGCCTGATTTTCACCCAGATCACCGATCTCATCCATCGCGAACAGTTCAACCGCTGCATGTTGCTGCACCCGATGCCAAGGGCGAGTAAAAGTATGACCGCTCGCGACCAGTTTCTCGCCATGGCCTTCGCCCAGATGACCTTCAGGGAGAGTCTGCGCGATATCGAAGCGTGCCTGGACGGTTGCGCTCATTGCTACGCGATGGGTATTCGCGGGAAGATCG contains:
- a CDS encoding DUF4372 domain-containing protein, giving the protein MNSGRLIFTQITDLIHREQFNRCMLLHPMPRASKSMTARDQFLAMAFAQMTFRESLRDIEACLDGCAHCYAMGIRGKIVRTNLAYANENRDWRVYEALGQILIRKARRLYVEDSNGLDIEEMVYALDASTIDLC